Proteins encoded in a region of the Phoenix dactylifera cultivar Barhee BC4 chromosome 3, palm_55x_up_171113_PBpolish2nd_filt_p, whole genome shotgun sequence genome:
- the LOC103709069 gene encoding ADP-ribosylation factor 2-like, whose amino-acid sequence MGLTFTKLFSRLFAKKEMRILMVGLDAAGKTTILYKLKLGEIVTTIPTIGFNVETVEYKNISFTVWDVGGQDKIRPLWRHYFQNTQGLIFVVDSNDRDRIVEARDELHRMLNEDELRDAVLLVFANKQDLPNAMNAAEITDKLGLHSLRQRHWYIQSTCATSGEGLYEGLDWLSNNIANKA is encoded by the exons ATGGGGCTGACCTTCACGAAACTCTTCAGCCGTTTATTTGCGAAAAAGGAGATGAGGATCTTGATGGTCGGGCTTGATGCAGCTGGTAAAACGACCATCCTCTACAAGCTCAAGCTTGGAGAGATAGTCACCACCATACCCACAATCG GATTCAATGTGGAGACTGTGGAGTACAAGAACATTAGCTTCACTGTTTGGGATGTTGGTGGTCAGGATAAG ATCAGGCCTTTATGGAGGCACTACTTCCAGAACACTCAGGGGCTGATATTTGTTGTTGATAGCAATGACAGAGATCGTATTGTTGAGGCAAGGGATGAGCTCCATCGGATGCTAAATGAG GATGAGTTACGTGATGCTGTGCTGCTTGTGTTTGCAAACAAACAAGACCTTCCTAATGCAATGAATGCTGCTGAGATTACTGATAAGCTTGGCCTTCATTCTCTGCGTCAACGACACTG GTACATACAGAGCACTTGTGCTACATCGGGTGAGGGGTTGTATGAGGGGCTTGATTGGCTCTCCAACAACATCGCCAACAAG GCCTAA